gatttGGAGTCCTAATTCGCTGCTGTGGTTTGGTCTACAGTTTTTGTCTGTGGTGAGAGGGACCTGGGGCTGTGCTGCCTCCACGTGGCTCCTGAactgtgtgggactgagtgagggggtgCTCAAGTGGGAACTGACTGGCAGTCCAGGGACTTCtatttgagatttttctgtttctttgattcgGCATTTGTGGAATTGTTCTTCagtctctactgtcctccagagttcaaaacaagtggaatttgtccttttattcactaaatctctGGGAAGGCTTCTTCAAGGGATGTTAACATCACcatcttgatgatgtcactccctctgctttattttttaactttagaaatattttttaaagattttctcaagaaaaaaatacaatgtgaAATGAATACCCAGGGCTAGAAATACTAGAATATAACTATAGCAGGTTTGTTGTTCTCTAGGTAACTAAGTATGCAGACTCTCATTATTTGGCTCCTCAGGTTGTAGCACGTGTGCATAAAACTTTTATTAAACAGCCCTGGCACACAGATGCTGCTCAGTAGCCTCACTGGTAAAACACTGAACAGTTTGATTCAAAAACGTTTACTGAATGTTAACAATATTTGGTAGGTACTTGTTGAGGCCTTGttgaaaaaaagatggaaaaatacatgGCTCTTCTCCTTGGGAAATTGTGATGGAGGTAGGGTGGGGTTGATACATTAGGAAATAAGACATAGTGCTGTAGATGAATATCCTGTGCAGCACCCTTTTTTTGGGCAGATGCATTAGAAAAACATTTCCTCTGGGCACACTATCCTTCCTGAACCTGATGGTTGCAGCATCAGGCCTGGCTTGGGCAGCTGAGTGTGGGCTGGATTTCACCCCCCATTCAGACTTACCAGATGCTTTTGTGCAGTGCACAGACTGTCCAGTGGTTTTGTAGTAGCTGTGATTGGCTCCAGGTTTTGAATGATGAGTTCACCTGATGGAAAAGATTGGCAAGAATATTGTAGGTCAAGGGAGCAACCTGTGGGAATACAAAAAGGATGTGAAAATACATGTGTTCTTTGGGGGGGACATCCCTTGGATTGTGGGATGTGTTCCTGAATTGACCTCAGCTGGAGTTGGAAAAGAGGATTGGAGCCAGACTGTGAATGGTTTTGGAGGCTATGATAGCAGAATAGTGGCTTCCCAAAGATTTTTgtatcctaatccccagaacctgtgaatatgttaggttTCAAGACAAGGGGGCATTAAGGTTCCATGTGGAATTATAGATTGCCAATCACATGATCATCAAATGGGTCATTAAATGTGGACCAGGGCCTTTTCCTCATTGCATCCCTGGAAGATGGGTCACCAGCAGCTCTACTGGAGTCATCCCCGAAAATTCGGCCAGGGTTCTCGCTCTTGCCGCGTCTGCTCAAACCGACACGGTCTGATCCGGAAATACGGCCTCAATATGTGCCGCCAGTGTTTCCGTCAGTACGCGAAGGATATAGGCTTCATCAAGTTGGACTAAGTGATCTTCCTTGATCTTCCACGACATGTACCTGGCTATGGAAGCAATGCTGgctctttgtatataaaataaaacctagaaaactaaaattatgattttaaatgtgaatggaataaatttgttataaaagtcaaaaaaaaaaaaaaaaatgtggaccagggtggcagaagaatcagtgtaAAAGTGATGCAGTGTGAGAAAATTTGATCAGTCATTGCTGGTCTTTGAAGATGAAGGATGGGGGTCATGAATTAAGGTATGCGTGTGGCCTctaaactggaaaaggcaagaaaatggattttCCCTTAGAACCTCCAGAAAGAAACATAGCCCTGTTAACACCTTGACTTTTAGCACAGTGAAAtacattttggacttctgaccttcagaactataagttaataaattttttgttgtttaaagccaGTAGGTTTGTGCTaatctgttacagcagcaataggaaactgtGCAGAAGACCATGCGCTGAGATGTTACCTGGAAGCAATGAAGCATTTCTGGGGTCAATGTTGAGAATATATCACAGCAGTTAAGGTTCTGGGGGCTAAAGACCAGGTGGGAGACTATTGGTATAGTCTTGGTCTTGGGGCTGTAGAGAAGCAGCTGCTGAGATGGTATTAGATGATTTGAGATTTATTGTGGGAAATACATGTGGATAAAGGAGAGGGAACAGGAATAGGGAGGGAAAACCTTCAGACCTGGATTTAGGCTGAAGGCTAtgaaaggagaggagggaggtaGGAAGAGTCTAAGACTTCAGAAAGCTCAGTCTCAGATAGCTTTGGTCAGACTTAGCCAATGTAACCCATTAGAGGAATCCCCTGTCCTGCAGGAATGAGCCTCCAGAAGTACTCCTGCGGTGCCCAGTTATTGACTTTGAGcagttttctggtttgctaatgctgccattttgcaaaacacctgagatggattggcttttataaagggggtttatttggttacaaagttacagtcttaaggccattaagtgtccaaggtaaggcatcaacaatagtgtatcttcactggggaaaggccattggcatctgaatAACCTTTGTttgctgggaagacatgtggctggcatctgcttgctcccaggttgtgtttcaaaatggcattctccagattgtcaacatcagctttcaatggctgtcttcaaaatgtctctcgaagttgctctccaaaatgtcattcttagctgctcttttatgtggctccagtgatttagttcagacccatcctgaatgggtagggtaacacctccatggaaattatccaatcaaaggccttgcccgcagttgattgagtcacatctccatggaaacactcaatcaataggttccaacctaatcaacactaatacatctgccccccaagattgcatcaaagaacatggcattttgggggagataatacatccaaactgatgCAAGCAGACTGAGGAAGCATGACCTCTTCATTGGTGGATCTAGAGAGGTAACAGCTAGGGCTGTCAGTCAACTGTGCTCCCTGCAGCCAGAGATCTGGGTGGTCTATTTCCAAGGATACCACATAGGGGGTGTGTGTTGGAAGTACTGATGGAAGTACTGAGGTTTATTGAGAAATGGTGAGCTAATTGTTTTAAATTAGCTATTTTTTACTATTGCCAAATGATGCAGACTCTCTGAACCTGGattcatttagatttttattgtaactgactgtaccattatagaaattctgaattctaatcctgatttttttcttgataaaagtTTTAGCTGGTGATTTGAGGCAGATTGCCTTCTTTTGATTGTAATGCTTGGAGCATTCCAAGAagtttttatacattttctcCTGCTTTTACAATGTGAAGGCATTATTTGGTTTCTTGAAAAATGGGTATTGTCAGAAAGAGTTGTAAGAAGTATAACAGGATGGTTAAGTGTTATCTGCCCCATTCTCACCCACCTACCCCTCCAACTTTTCCACCAAGGCTGAGAAGACTTTAATAAGGGCTATCACTGAAACATCTGTTCTTTTAATTCAGAAAAATGATAATACCAATTTTAGAGAGAGTATGAGGATTAGGGAGATAGGAGTGATTTTCTAAGAAAGGAAAGAGGTAAAGACAGAAAGTGTTATTTTGTTTGAAAGAATGGGAGCCATCTCCTGCTGTGGCTTCTAAGTGTTCCTTGGAATGTAGTTGAGAACCTTCTAGAgcagggtcagcaaactttttctataaagggccagataatcaAAATTAGGTGTTGTGGGCCATATGAGCTTTGTTACAACAACATAGTCAACGTGTAAACAAATGGGTGTAGCTGTATTCCAgtaactttatttacaaaataggCAGGGAACTGGACTTGGACCATGGGCTGTTTTAGAGCATCTGAAGAATCACAattgccttttgttttctttggtgaCATGTTCTTAAGACTATTGTTTATAGCTTTATGGCTTTATATTGTCTTGGTTGACAGTTGGAATGCTGGAACAGTTTCATTTTTCCAAACTTTCCCTCTCAGAGTTAACAGACTGCAAAGATGTGCAGTATTTCATGCGAGTAGCGCATTTTGTCTGTACTGTATCTCTGTTGTggatttaagagtgtgttgccaGCCTATCTCCTTCTGTAAGCATTCCATTCCCTGTGAAAATAGCTTTTTAGTTGATAATACCTAAGTACAAGGGTGGCCTGCATCTAATTTTAATGTCCTGTTTGGGAGATTATCTTCTAATTGAGGTTCTTTGCTGGGATAGAATGTTACTCTGGAATGATTTGTAGAAATGAAGGCAATATTTGTGTTTTCAGTATTTGTGGGCTAGGAATAACCATGCCTGGGTTACATTAAGAATGTTGTGAAAAGTGATGTCATCCCTTTACTGCCTGAGTGTAATTTACATAAATGAACCTTTAAAAATGCAGCTTTCCCTTTTTGTGAATCATAAATAATTAGGCGGCATATATCCCAGATCTGAGCAGTAGTGTCTGCTTTCAGCATCTGAAATAAAACAATTCAGCTCCTGAGCAGccgaaatgaaattcagaaaattgGGTTAATGAACAGCATCAATAATGAACATTTGGATAGCGTACAATTAAACGGCAAGATGTTACTTAATGTTGCTACAAAGCATGTCAAAATTATCTTCTCTGATTATTGTGAAATGATACTCCCTCCTCAGCCACCCCAAAATGAAATGTTGTTAGATTGGCTTTCATATGCCATGACGTTTGTggttaaaattttgaaagatttgTGCCAACAAGATATTTCTCCAGTTAATTTCAATCTCTTCTCCAAAGTGTATATGGAAATAGAACTGTTTGTCATCATGGTCTGTGCCTTGTAGTAATTTCTGctcctatttctttattttttaaaatatttttagttgtgGTAAAGTATACATTACATAAAgataattttaaccatttaaagtgGACAATTTTTTGACATAAAGTACATTGACAGTACTGTGTAATTTCCACCACTACCtgttttcaaactatttttatctgaaaccaaaactcatattcacttagtaataactccccatttcccccctgCCACCCGTGGTAATGACTAtactgctttctgtttctatgaatttgcttttttgaGTATTCCAtaaaagagaaatcatacaatatttgtcctttgtgtctggcttatttcactcaacatgatgtcttcagggttcatccatgttgttgtatgcacCAGGACCTcactcctttttatagctgaataatagtccattgtatgtatataccatattttgtttatctctgtctgttgatagacactttggttgcttccaccttttggttgttgtgaacaatgctgcccTGAACACTGGTGTACATTTGTTTCTCTGagcccctgttttcaattttttgggtatatacgtaggagtgggattactggatcatacggtgattctgtgtttaattttttgaagaaccaccaaactgttttcgacagtaactgcaccattttacattgtcaccaagAATACACAAGTGTTTCTATTCCctgtatcctcaccaacacttattttcagtgtttttaatagTAGCAAATCTAGAGGGTATGAAgtggtacctcactgtggttttgatttgcatttccctaatggctaatgatgctgagcgtcttttatgtgcttattggcaatttgtgtatcttctttggagaaatacctattcaaatcttttgcccatttttaaattgggttgttagtttgtaggagttctttatataattcTAGAAATGGAACCCTAataagatatatggtttccaaatattttctcccattctgcaggttgtcttttcactttcttggtaatacCCTTTGCACtcaagttttttaattttgatgaagttcattttatccgtttttcttttgttgtgtttttgttgtaaAATCTCAAAATtcattgcctactacaaggtcctgaagatatttacctatgttttcttgtaacagttttatagtattagctgttatatttaggttgttgatccattttgaattaacttttgtttatggtgagaggtaggagtccacattctttcttttgcatgtggatttctaATTGTcatggcaccatttgttgaggagactattcttttGCTATTGATTGGACTTGGTGCCCTTGTTGAAAAACAGCTGgtcatagatgtgtggatttaacTCTGGACcctcaattatattccattggtctCAATGTCTGTCCTGTAGGCATCTACTActatatgccagtaccacactgtttgaATCACCacagctttgtagtaagttttgaaattaattAGTAtgaatcttccaactttgttcttctttttcaagatcgtttggctgtttggggtcccttgcaattccatatgaatttgaggggcatcttttccatttctgctgaaAAGGTTGCTacaattttgatagggattgcgtTGAACTTGTAGATTGCTTTaggcagtattgacatcttaatattaagtcttccaatccatgatcagggaatgtctttccatttatttgggtcttctttactTTCAGCAGTGttgtgtagttttcagtgtacaagtattTTAtcaccttggttaaatttattcctaggtattttcttcttttaggtgctatggtaaatagaattgttttcttgatttcttttttcagattgttcattactgaaTATAGGAATCCAACTGACTTCTGggtatttatcttgtatcctgcaactttactgaattcgtttattagttctagtagttttcttgtggcctctttgggatttctttttcattcctgattttctctggccagaacttccagtagtgttgaataacagtggtggtggtgggcatccttgtcttgttcttgatcttagggggaaagctttcagtctttcaccattgaatatatttgctgtgggtttttcataaatgccttttatgATATGATAAAATTCCTTTCTGTTCCTAATTTTCTGAgtgcttttatcatgaaaggatattggattttatcaaatgccttcttttttttttttttttgcatcagttgagatgatcacatttttcccccttcattctgttaatgtggtgtattacattgattttcttatgttgaaccatgcttgcattcctgggataaatcccacatggccatggtgtataatctttttaatgaactattggattcagtttgccagtatttttgttgaggatttttgcatctatattcatgagggacatggtctgtagttttcttttcttgtgctgtctttatctggctttggtatcagggtaatgctggtttcatgaatgagttaggaagtaatctctcttctgttttttggaagagtttgagaaggattggtattaaatcttctttaaatgatTGGTAGcattcagcagtgaaaccatctggtcccagatttttctttttttgggtggTTTTAGTGATTCAGTCTCTTATCATAGgtctgagattttctatttcttcttgtgtcagattAGGTAATCTGTATGTTCCTAGGAATCTGTCCACATCATctagattttctaatttgttggcatataattgttcattgaACCCTCTTATAATCCCTTTTGTAtctgtaaggttggtagtaatgttccccctttcattcctgattttagttatttgtgacttttccaaactatttttgcccCCAGATGGGAAATGGAAAGTGactagaggagaaaaaaaacaacacaaaaccaaTACTGCCTCTTTAAGACTGCTCTTCCATTTTTCCCCTGAGGGGGTTTGGAACAATAGCTGCCTTTGTCAAACCCCAGTGCTCTGAAGTAGTTGATTCAAAGCACTGGTCAGCGATTAGACTGTACTCTCCAGATTTTGGAGAACTAGGTCCTTATAGCCCACTCTGGAACCAGCAAGCTGTACCAGGAGCCTGGCTGCAGTCCCCATTGCTGCCTGCCATGTGTTTGGGGGATGGGGATGGTAGCCTGCTGCAGGAGGGTGAAATTTACCAATATTTCCCACAGTTTACTCGCCTTTTCCTCCAGCTCATCACTGGTTGCTATGCATTGTCCCACCATACTCCAAAGCtctaaaatagttgattcagatagttcctgtCAGTTCAGTAGTTTTGGTAGatggactgattcctggagcttcccaTGCTGCCATCTTACCACAATCCTCTATCCCTCCTTAGTTTTTAAACTGATATCCTTGAAGGATGATTGGAAGTAAAAATTGATATGGTGATGACTTTGTTGTTATTAACATGTTGGAGATGAAGTGTGTTCATAGTGGTGATTTGTGCCcagagtgtgtttgtgtgtgtgattgaatgggtaattttttttttttccccaattcatTGTAATGGCATTTTTTTGGTTTGGAACCGCTTTCTTAAGGCATATTGCCTTGCAGAAGTAATGATGGTTTTTAAGTAGAAGTGATGATTGAAATACTGAGTGAACCTGCAGTACCATGGATGAATAGCACAACTTAGTTTCATgtagagaaaaatgtttttattgtgaaacaaATGAGTTGTATAGtaggttttttttccttatctgacatgtcccccttttttctttttcttttttagataaatgcaaatgaaattacAAGATTTTCAGATTTCCCCTTATCCAAAAAAACATTGAAAGGTAGGTACATGATGATCCTGGGACATGTTACTGGATTTcttaatgttttataaatataagagGATTTAGAGTTTCACCTGAAAAATCTTATTTTGGCAAATAATTTTGATATTATGAAAACctacaacaaacaaacaatattAATTCATTTGAGTTTTACCAATTTGTTGTTCTCTTCATCCTTTCTAGACAGGTTAAAGACTGATGGTAAATAAAACCCGAGATGCCAGGGAcctctgaaaattaaaatgaaatctaGTTGTGtcagttaaaaaagaaaggaacccAACAAAAATATGACACCCTGCTGCTGAGATTTTCTGAAGTATCATTCTTCTCCCTTCCACAATGCCAGGTTTACAAGAAGCCCAGTACCGTTTGGTAACTGAGATACAGAAGCAGACTATTGGGTTGGCTTTGCAAGGTAAAGATGTACTTGGAGCTGCCAAAACTGGATCTGGCAAGACTTTAGCCTTCCTTGTTCCAGTAAGTATTTTATTCATATTGTGTCAGGTTCTCTTTTATACAATTTTGTAGTATTCTGTACCCTTCCTATATAGCCCTTacacagatgcaaataaataattgtGTTAAGAGTTGTTTCATGTTGGGGTTCCCTGGCTAGAATGCAAGCCTCATCAGACAGGTTCCACATTTGTCTTGTTCTACACTATATTCTCCAG
This genomic stretch from Choloepus didactylus isolate mChoDid1 chromosome 6, mChoDid1.pri, whole genome shotgun sequence harbors:
- the LOC119538423 gene encoding 40S ribosomal protein S29: MGHQQLYWSHPRKFGQGSRSCRVCSNRHGLIRKYGLNMCRQCFRQYAKDIGFIKLD